Within Hyalangium ruber, the genomic segment GTGACGCTGAGGCCTTGCGCGAGCGCCTGCTCCACGAGGTGGAGGCCCGTGCGTCCGGTGGCACCGATGATCAGCACTCGCTTGCTCATGGGAGGCTCTTTCTAGACGGTAGCCTAAACTGGTGGATGCGTTTGCTGGCTACCTACTCTCAACCCCACCTCTTTATGTCCTCTCGTGGCAGCTTCCGAGCAATGTGGTCCCTGGTCTGGATGGCAGCCCTCGTGGGTTGCGGAACGACTGATGGAACGCACGTATCTCCGGGGGCAGCGCCAGCCTCCGCCAAATGGATAGGTCCCGTCATGGCGGGGCCCGGTGAAGGGCAGACGCGGACGACCCTCTACTATGGCCCCTGGCAGTGCAATCGACGTTGGATGGATCAGTGCCAACGCAAGTGCGTTTCGGAAGGCCACAGGCTCATGGGCTGCATCTGGCTGGCCGATATCAAGACGGACATACAGGGGCGGTTCCTGGGCTCCCCCATGAGCGCGGGTGGGCGTTATGCCATCACACACTGCTGCTGCGACTACCCGAAGGTGGCGGATACGGCTGCGCGACGCCAGAAATGGAAGGGAGAGCGAGACGCCTTCCGGCGGAAGTGGAGCGAGGAGTTCGGAGAGTGGCCAAAGAGTGGAGAGGAGCACTGGCCGGGACACCACATCCATGACCTCCAGCGGGGTGGAGCCCCCACGGCTGGGCGCAACGTGCTGCCTACGCCCTCCGACGTTCATGCCGTTTTCACCGACGAGTACCCCATGTGCTACGCGGGAGGTGGCAGATGGAGCATGGTGGGGCCTGATCTGCCCTATACGGATTGAGGTCCACGGCCATGAAAGCCTTGCTCGAAGAGCTCTCACGCCACCATTTCCCCAACCCACCGGCGACGTCCGAGCAGATTGACGCTTTCGAGCGCCGTGTCGGCTGGCGCCTGGACCCTGACCTTCGCGCCTTCTATTCGCACTGCGACGGTGCGGCGCTGTTCCGGCGGCGTCCCGATGCGGACTATCGCTTCCTTTCGCTGGCCGAGATCCGTCGGGCGCGAGTCGCCATCCGTGGCAAGGACGATGACTCTCGCGGTCCGGCCTCCATGTACACGATCTGCGACCTTCAGGACGGAGACTACATCCTGGTGGATGTGGGCCAGCAGGAGCACGACCGCTACCCCATCATCGACGGCTGGCACGAAGCCTGGCCGGATCCGGAGTATTGCAAGCCGATCGCCGGTTCCTTCTCCGCATTCCTGGAGCGAGCCCTTCGCAGCGGTGGAAACTGGTTCTGGCTGGAGCAGCGAGGGGCCTGAAGCACCCGCCCTGCCGGAACTGGGACTCACCCCGGGTGTCTTGGGGAACGCGGTCCGGAAGCGGTAGCGTGCGGATGTCGGTCGTGGCGCGTCGCCGCCGAGGACCTGGAATGTCGGCGTACTTCATTGCCTCGTCGGTGGTCGCGCTCCTGGTCGCGCTGTTCAACGCGCTGCTGGCTGGCTACGTGCTCGCCTCCGGCTGGCGCGACACCCGCCAGCGCCTCTTCGCCCTCGCCCCCGTCGGCGTCGCCCTCTTCGCGCTCTCCTGGTTCGTGCTACTCGTACACCCGGACACCCGCGACTCCTCCCTGGTGTTCGCCTCCTGGGCCGCGCTGCTGTCCGTCTCGGGGTTCGTCGGTGATGCCCTGCTGGACCTGGGTCCCTCCCGCACTCGCCGCGTCCTGCTCTTCCTGCTCGGACTCGGGAGCCTCGTCCTCGCCGCCCTCTCCGGCGTCGTCGCCACGAGCTGGCGCACCGCGCTGGGCTCGGTGTTCCCCGAGGCCCTGGCCCTCGGCGCGGTGGCCTTCATCGGCGTGGCTCGCCTGCGACTCTGCCGCACTGAGAACGCGGCCATCCGGCGGCTCTCCCGGCACCTCACCGCCCTGGTCGTCGCCGCGCTGACCGTGGGCCTCTTCCGCGAGGGCATCGAGCTGGCGCGCGGCGGAGCCGTCGGCACCGTCGCCCTCCTGTGCGTCATCCTCGCCTCGGAGTCGATGGCCCTCAGCTACATCCTCCACGACCGCGTCGAGGTTCGCCTGCCCGTGGCTCGGGCGGTGACCCATGCGCTGCTCGCCATCGGCGCGGCCTTCCTCGTCGTCGCGTTGCTGCGGGCGCTGGGCTACTCCGTGGACCTCGGCCAGATGACCGTCACCGTGGGCGTGGCGCTCGTGGCCTCGCTGCTCTTCGTGGG encodes:
- a CDS encoding SMI1/KNR4 family protein, producing the protein MKALLEELSRHHFPNPPATSEQIDAFERRVGWRLDPDLRAFYSHCDGAALFRRRPDADYRFLSLAEIRRARVAIRGKDDDSRGPASMYTICDLQDGDYILVDVGQQEHDRYPIIDGWHEAWPDPEYCKPIAGSFSAFLERALRSGGNWFWLEQRGA